One window of the Athene noctua chromosome 5, bAthNoc1.hap1.1, whole genome shotgun sequence genome contains the following:
- the PTGER3 gene encoding prostaglandin E2 receptor EP3 subtype gives MARPPAAPPPPWAAGTSRRPQCPHGPNGSEPGAMGQRGNGTGRAAEGCGAVSVAFPLTMMITGIVGNALAMLLVSRSYRAKGSRRKRSFLLCIGSLALTDLLGQLLTSPIVISVYLSNRAWDAVDPSGHLCAFFGFSMTVFGLCPLFIASAMAVERTLAIRAPHWYASHMKTRVTRTVLLGVWLAVVAFALLPIAGLGQYALQWPGTWCFISTGDSRLTGSLFFASTFAVLGLLSLVVTVACNLATIEALVSRCRTKATASRSSKQWGRITTETLIQLLGIMCVLSACWSPLLITMLKMIFSHTSFEHCKGFSGEAQSSELHKECNFFLTAVRLASLNQILDPWVYLLLRKILLQKFCQAANAVSKCSNNEWKERSITLSEEIRRTAA, from the exons AtggcccggccccccgccgcccctccgccgcCCTGGGCGGCCGGGACGAGCCGGCGGCCGCAGTGCCCGCACGGCCCCAACGGCTCCGAGCCCGGCGCCATGGGGCAGCGGGGCAACGGCACGGGGCGGGCGGCCGAGGGCTGCGGCGCCGTGTCGGTGGCGTTCCCGCTGACCATGATGATCACCGGCATCGTGGGCAATGCCCTGGCCATGCTGCTGGTGTCCCGCAGCTACCGGGCCAAGGGCAGCCGGCGCAAGCGATCCTTCCTGCTCTGCATCGGCTCCCTGGCGCTCACCGacctgctggggcagctgctcaCCAGCCCCATCGTCATCTCCGTCTACCTGTCCAACCGCGCCTGGGACGCCGTCGACCCCTCGGGCCACCTCTGCGCCTTCTTCGGCTTCAGCATGACGGTCTTCGGCCTCTGCCCGCTCTTCATCGCCAGCGCCATGGCCGTGGAGAGGACGCTGGCCATCCGCGCGCCCCACTGGTACGCCAGCCACATGAAGACGCGGGTGACGAGGACGGTGCTGCTGGGCGTCTGGCTGGCCGTGGTCGCCTTCGCCCTCCTGCCCATCGCCGGCCTGGGCCAGTACGCGCTGCAGTGGCCCGGCACCTGGTGCTTCATCAGCACCGGCGACAGCCGCCTCACCGGGAGCCTCTTCTTCGCCTCCACCTTCGCCGTCCTGGGGCTCCTCTCCCTGGTGGTGACGGTGGCCTGCAACCTGGCCACCATCGAGGCCTTGGTGTCCCGCTGCCGGACCAAAGCGACCGCCTCGCGCTCCAGCAAGCAGTGGGGGAGGATCACCACGGAGACGCTGATCCAGCTCTTGGGGATCATGTGTGTCCTCTCGGCCTGCTGGTCACCACTGCTG ATTACGATGTTGAAGATGATCTTCAGCCACACATCGTTCGAGCACTGCAAGGGGTTCTCCGGTGAAGCCCAAAGCTCGGAACTGCACAAGGAATGCAATTTCTTCTTGACAGCGGTGCGCTTGGCCTCGCTAAACCAGATCCTGGATCCCTGggtctacctgctgctcagaaagATCCTCCTCCAGAAGTTCTGTCAAGCAGCCAACGCCGTCTCCAAGTGCTCCAACAACGAGTGGAAAGAGAGATCCATCACCTTGTCGGAGGAAATCCGACGGACGGCGGCGTGA